A genomic stretch from Streptomyces sp. QL37 includes:
- a CDS encoding DUF6605 domain-containing protein codes for MGAEQIRRWESGALAHAVSDPFGQGPLPWLRGSENYFDDTGQVVPWYADPELGRGGTGGGTRTADDVHQQIKGFVSPGAAAPGEAIDFHITVDPPQQFSVDVYRIGHYAGDGAAKITTSPRLSGIVQPAPLAAERTVSCHHWWLSWRLQIPSYWSVGAYVAVLTTADGHRSHVPFTVRDDHPADLLLLLPDVTWQAYNLYPEDGRTGASLYHAWDERGRLLGEEDAAVTISFDRPYAGAGLPLHVGHAYDFIRWAERYGYDLAYADARDLHAGRVDPSRYRGLVFPGHDEYWSVPMRRTTELARDTGTSLVFLSANTMYWQVGLGPSPSGVPDRLLTCRKRRGPGKSALWREIDRPEQQLLGIQYAGRVPDPHPMVVRNANHWLWEATGAAEGDEIDGLVAGEADRYFPRTALPEHESRMLLAHSPYADSEGATRHQETSLYRAPSGALVFASGTFAWSPALDRPGHVDSRVQRATANLLDRICKRD; via the coding sequence ATGGGGGCGGAGCAGATCCGGCGATGGGAATCGGGTGCCCTCGCGCATGCCGTGAGCGACCCCTTCGGGCAGGGTCCGCTGCCCTGGCTGCGGGGCAGCGAGAACTACTTCGACGACACCGGCCAGGTCGTCCCCTGGTACGCCGACCCCGAGCTCGGCCGCGGCGGTACCGGCGGCGGCACGCGGACGGCCGACGACGTGCACCAGCAGATCAAGGGGTTCGTGTCCCCCGGTGCCGCGGCACCCGGTGAGGCGATCGACTTCCACATCACGGTGGACCCGCCCCAGCAGTTCTCCGTCGACGTCTACCGCATCGGGCACTACGCGGGTGACGGCGCCGCCAAGATCACCACCAGCCCGCGCCTGTCCGGCATCGTCCAGCCGGCACCGCTGGCCGCCGAGCGGACGGTCTCCTGCCATCACTGGTGGCTCTCCTGGCGGCTCCAGATCCCCAGCTACTGGTCGGTCGGGGCATACGTCGCGGTGCTCACCACCGCCGACGGCCACCGCTCGCACGTCCCCTTCACGGTCCGCGACGACCACCCCGCGGACCTGCTGCTCCTGCTCCCCGACGTCACCTGGCAGGCCTACAACCTCTATCCGGAGGACGGCCGCACCGGCGCGAGCCTCTACCACGCCTGGGACGAGCGGGGCCGGCTGCTGGGCGAGGAGGACGCCGCCGTCACCATCTCCTTCGACCGCCCCTACGCGGGCGCCGGGCTGCCTCTCCACGTCGGCCACGCCTACGACTTCATCCGGTGGGCCGAGCGCTACGGCTACGACCTCGCGTACGCCGACGCCCGTGACCTGCACGCCGGCCGAGTGGACCCGAGCCGCTACCGGGGCCTCGTCTTCCCCGGACACGACGAGTACTGGTCGGTGCCGATGCGCCGCACCACCGAGCTGGCCAGGGACACCGGAACCTCACTCGTCTTCCTCTCGGCCAACACCATGTACTGGCAGGTCGGCCTCGGTCCGTCCCCCTCCGGGGTACCCGACCGCCTGCTCACCTGCCGCAAGCGGCGCGGCCCGGGGAAGTCCGCGCTGTGGCGTGAGATCGACCGCCCCGAGCAGCAGCTGCTCGGCATCCAGTACGCGGGCCGGGTCCCCGATCCGCACCCCATGGTCGTGCGGAACGCGAACCACTGGCTCTGGGAGGCCACCGGCGCGGCCGAGGGCGACGAGATCGACGGGCTGGTCGCCGGCGAGGCCGACCGCTACTTCCCGCGTACGGCGCTGCCCGAGCACGAGAGCCGCATGCTGCTCGCGCACTCCCCGTACGCGGACAGCGAAGGGGCCACCCGGCACCAGGAGACCTCGCTGTACCGAGCTCCGTCGGGTGCGCTCGTCTTCGCCTCGGGCACCTTCGCCTGGTCGCCGGCCCTGGACCGCCCGGGCCATGTCGACTCCCGTGTCCAGCGGGCCACGGCCAACCTGCTCGACCGGATCTGCAAGCGGGACTGA
- a CDS encoding phosphoribosylaminoimidazolesuccinocarboxamide synthase — MSGFVEKPEPVQVPGLTHLHTGKVRDLYRNEAGDLVMVASDRISAYDWVLPTEIPDKGRVLTQLSLWWFDQLADLVPNHVLSTELPPGAPADWAGRTLICRSLRMVQVECVARGYLTGSGLTEYDATRTVCGLGLPEGLVDGSELPGPIFTPATKAAVGDHDENVSYEEVAREVGPETAAALRRTTLDVYGRARDIARERGIILADTKFEFGFAPSADGGEELILADEVLTPDSSRFWPAESWEPGKAQPSYDKQFVRDWLTSPASGWDRHSEQPPPPLPQEIVDATRAKYIDAYELLTGTSWPAQRA; from the coding sequence GTGTCCGGTTTCGTAGAAAAGCCCGAGCCCGTGCAGGTGCCGGGGCTCACCCACCTGCACACCGGCAAGGTGCGCGACCTGTACCGGAACGAGGCGGGTGACCTCGTGATGGTCGCCAGCGACCGTATCTCCGCGTACGACTGGGTCCTGCCCACCGAGATCCCGGACAAGGGCCGCGTGCTCACCCAGCTCTCGCTGTGGTGGTTCGACCAGCTCGCCGACCTCGTCCCCAACCATGTGCTGTCGACGGAGCTGCCGCCCGGCGCCCCCGCCGACTGGGCCGGCCGGACCCTGATCTGCCGCTCCCTGCGGATGGTCCAGGTCGAGTGTGTGGCGCGCGGTTATCTGACGGGTTCCGGCCTGACCGAGTACGACGCGACCCGGACGGTCTGCGGTCTCGGTCTGCCCGAGGGACTCGTCGACGGCTCCGAACTCCCGGGGCCGATCTTCACCCCGGCCACGAAGGCGGCGGTCGGCGATCACGACGAGAACGTCTCGTACGAGGAGGTCGCCCGCGAGGTCGGCCCGGAGACGGCGGCCGCGCTGCGCCGGACGACGCTGGACGTCTACGGCCGGGCCCGGGACATCGCCCGTGAGCGCGGGATCATCCTCGCCGACACGAAGTTCGAGTTCGGCTTCGCGCCGTCCGCGGACGGCGGTGAGGAACTGATCCTCGCGGACGAGGTGCTGACGCCCGACTCCTCCCGCTTCTGGCCCGCCGAGAGCTGGGAGCCGGGCAAGGCGCAGCCTTCGTACGACAAGCAGTTCGTGCGTGACTGGCTGACCTCGCCGGCCTCCGGCTGGGACCGCCACAGCGAGCAGCCGCCCCCGCCGCTGCCGCAGGAGATCGTCGACGCGACCCGGGCCAAGTACATCGACGCGTACGAGCTCCTGACCGGCACGAGCTGGCCGGCCCAGCGGGCGTAA
- a CDS encoding response regulator transcription factor, which yields MTPAPDPVRVLLADDEHLIRGALAALLALEDDIVLVAEAATGPEALAMAMAHRPDVAVLDLEMPGADGVKVATSLRTGLPGCKTMIVTSHGRPGHLKRALEAGVRAFVPKTVSARRLAEIIRTVHAGNRYVDPELAADAISAGDSPLTAREAELLELAADGAPVAEIAERASLSQGTVRNYLSAAVSKLGAENRHAAVRLARERGWV from the coding sequence ATGACACCCGCACCGGACCCCGTCCGCGTCCTGCTCGCCGACGACGAACACCTGATCCGGGGCGCGCTGGCCGCCCTCCTCGCGCTGGAGGACGACATCGTCCTGGTCGCCGAGGCGGCGACCGGGCCGGAGGCGCTCGCGATGGCGATGGCCCACCGGCCCGATGTGGCGGTCCTGGACCTGGAGATGCCGGGCGCCGACGGTGTGAAGGTCGCCACATCGCTGCGGACCGGACTGCCCGGCTGCAAGACCATGATCGTGACGAGCCACGGCCGGCCCGGGCACCTGAAACGCGCCCTGGAGGCGGGCGTCCGGGCGTTCGTCCCGAAGACGGTCAGCGCCCGGCGACTGGCCGAGATCATCCGTACAGTGCACGCCGGAAACCGTTATGTGGACCCGGAGTTGGCGGCTGACGCGATCTCCGCCGGGGACTCCCCCCTGACCGCGCGGGAGGCGGAGCTGCTGGAGCTGGCGGCGGACGGTGCGCCGGTCGCGGAGATCGCGGAGCGGGCCTCGCTGTCGCAGGGCACCGTGCGCAACTACCTGTCGGCGGCCGTCTCCAAACTCGGGGCGGAGAACCGTCATGCGGCAGTGCGTCTCGCACGGGAGCGAGGTTGGGTATAG
- a CDS encoding histidine kinase has product MRSWQRREGFDKIDLYTRGTLHSMVWGMVVCVALLSVTHPVRHSDAPAALIAFTVLSVIAQGVCSVPLVSRALDGYLGLGPVGRRPIAFAAVLFVANAAGLLTLGGYTGTGTYPELQVALGAVAWPFLTPFVLAVPVWVSCVCIAVVAAGMSGGALLAGGTGSFALATLVGVCFGGLLIASTVRLSAWTLGIMQKLRDARDVETRLAVAEERLRFGRDMHDVLGRNLAVIALKSELAVELAQRGKPAATDQMVEVQRIARASQQEVRDVVRGYREADLRTELLGAQGVLRAAGIECAVHGDGGRLPSPVQSALGWAVREAATNVLRHGDPQRCDIRLEASRDGVRLVVENDGVTPDTAVVSGGGSGLHGLRERLAAVGGSLEAGPTDDGRFHLTAAVPLPSPRKTAPSTPEKR; this is encoded by the coding sequence GTGCGCAGCTGGCAGCGGCGCGAGGGCTTCGACAAGATCGATCTCTACACGCGCGGGACCCTGCACTCCATGGTCTGGGGGATGGTCGTGTGCGTGGCGCTCCTGTCGGTGACGCACCCGGTGCGGCACTCGGACGCGCCCGCCGCCCTGATCGCCTTCACGGTCCTCAGCGTGATCGCGCAGGGCGTCTGCTCGGTGCCGTTGGTCTCCCGGGCCCTGGACGGCTATCTCGGCCTCGGGCCCGTCGGACGACGGCCGATCGCCTTCGCGGCCGTTCTGTTCGTCGCGAACGCGGCCGGCCTGCTGACACTCGGCGGGTACACCGGCACCGGGACGTACCCCGAGCTGCAGGTGGCCCTGGGCGCGGTGGCATGGCCGTTCCTGACGCCGTTCGTCCTCGCCGTCCCGGTGTGGGTGTCGTGTGTGTGCATCGCGGTGGTGGCGGCCGGGATGAGCGGCGGCGCCCTGCTGGCAGGGGGCACCGGGTCCTTCGCCCTGGCCACCTTGGTGGGGGTGTGCTTCGGCGGGCTGCTGATCGCCTCCACCGTGCGCCTCTCCGCCTGGACCCTCGGGATCATGCAGAAGCTCCGTGACGCCCGGGACGTCGAGACCCGGCTGGCGGTCGCCGAGGAGCGGCTCCGGTTCGGGCGGGACATGCACGACGTACTGGGCCGGAATCTGGCGGTGATCGCGCTGAAGAGCGAGCTCGCGGTCGAGCTCGCGCAACGCGGAAAGCCCGCCGCGACGGACCAGATGGTCGAGGTGCAGCGCATCGCCCGCGCCTCCCAGCAGGAGGTCCGGGACGTCGTACGGGGATACAGGGAGGCCGATCTCCGTACGGAACTGCTGGGAGCCCAGGGGGTCTTGCGGGCGGCGGGCATCGAGTGCGCCGTCCACGGCGACGGCGGGCGGCTCCCCTCCCCCGTGCAGTCGGCGCTCGGCTGGGCCGTACGCGAGGCGGCCACCAACGTGCTGCGGCACGGCGATCCGCAGCGGTGCGACATCCGGCTGGAGGCCTCGCGGGACGGGGTCCGGCTGGTGGTGGAGAACGACGGCGTTACACCGGACACGGCCGTCGTCTCCGGGGGCGGCTCAGGACTCCACGGACTCCGGGAACGACTGGCCGCGGTCGGCGGTTCGCTGGAGGCGGGGCCGACGGACGACGGACGGTTCCATCTGACCGCGGCCGTCCCCCTGCCCTCGCCACGCAAGACCGCACCCTCGACGCCGGAGAAGAGATGA
- a CDS encoding Lsr2 family protein — MAQRVVVTLSDDIDGGEAAETVTFALDGKSYEIDLNPANAKKLRKSLAPYVTAGRKQTNTGKRGKAPVSYHHTSLAPDPAAVRAWARSHRMEVPARGRIPKKVYEAFNAAS, encoded by the coding sequence ATGGCTCAGCGCGTCGTGGTTACGCTCTCCGACGACATCGACGGGGGAGAAGCGGCGGAAACGGTCACCTTCGCCCTGGACGGGAAGTCGTACGAGATCGACCTCAATCCCGCCAACGCAAAGAAACTGCGTAAGTCGCTGGCCCCGTACGTCACGGCCGGCCGAAAGCAGACAAATACCGGCAAGCGCGGCAAGGCTCCGGTGTCGTACCACCACACGTCGCTCGCGCCGGACCCCGCGGCCGTGCGCGCCTGGGCCCGCTCGCACCGGATGGAGGTGCCGGCCCGCGGCCGGATCCCCAAGAAGGTCTACGAGGCGTTCAACGCGGCCAGTTGA
- the purS gene encoding phosphoribosylformylglycinamidine synthase subunit PurS, which produces MARVVVDVMLKPEILDPQGQAVQRALPRLGFDGIADVRQGKRFELEVEGPVDDAALARINEIAETFLANTVIEDFTVKVEEEK; this is translated from the coding sequence GTGGCACGCGTCGTAGTCGACGTCATGCTCAAGCCGGAGATCCTCGACCCGCAGGGACAGGCTGTGCAGCGCGCACTGCCCCGTCTCGGCTTCGACGGAATCGCGGACGTTCGTCAGGGAAAGCGTTTCGAGCTCGAGGTCGAGGGGCCGGTCGACGATGCCGCCCTCGCCCGTATTAACGAGATCGCCGAGACCTTCCTCGCCAACACCGTCATCGAGGACTTCACCGTCAAGGTGGAGGAGGAGAAGTGA
- the purQ gene encoding phosphoribosylformylglycinamidine synthase subunit PurQ, giving the protein MTTRIGVVTFPGTLDDQDSLRAVRIAGGEPVSLWHRDKDLHQVDAVILAGGFSYGDYLRAGAISRFSPVMETVIEQAKAGMPVLGICNGFQILTEAHLLPGAMLRNNHLHFICRDQKLRVENAETAWTTDYSAGQEISVPLKNVDGRYTADERTLDELEAEGRVAFRYADVNPNGSLRDIAGITNAAGNVVGLMPHPEHAVEPLIGTGRTDGLGFFTSIIKKLVNA; this is encoded by the coding sequence GTGACCACCCGTATCGGCGTCGTCACTTTTCCCGGCACGCTCGACGACCAGGACAGCCTGCGGGCCGTGCGGATCGCGGGTGGCGAACCCGTATCCCTCTGGCACCGCGACAAGGACCTCCACCAGGTCGACGCGGTCATCCTGGCGGGCGGATTCAGTTACGGCGACTATCTGCGCGCCGGCGCCATCTCGCGTTTCTCGCCGGTGATGGAGACCGTCATCGAGCAGGCGAAGGCCGGCATGCCGGTCCTCGGCATCTGCAACGGCTTCCAGATCCTGACCGAGGCACACCTGCTGCCCGGCGCGATGCTGCGCAACAACCACCTCCACTTCATCTGCCGCGACCAGAAGCTGCGGGTGGAGAACGCGGAGACCGCCTGGACCACGGACTACTCGGCGGGCCAGGAGATCTCCGTACCGCTGAAGAACGTGGACGGCCGGTACACCGCCGACGAGCGCACGCTCGACGAGCTGGAGGCCGAGGGCCGCGTCGCCTTCCGTTACGCCGACGTCAACCCGAACGGCTCGCTGCGCGACATCGCCGGCATCACCAACGCCGCGGGCAACGTCGTCGGTCTGATGCCGCACCCGGAGCACGCCGTCGAGCCGCTGATCGGTACCGGTCGCACCGACGGTCTGGGTTTCTTCACCTCGATCATCAAGAAGCTGGTCAACGCATGA
- the purL gene encoding phosphoribosylformylglycinamidine synthase subunit PurL, producing MSLDTVKHAAETPDAGQPWKELGLKEDEYARIREILGRRPTGAELAMYSVMWSEHCSYKSSKVHLKQFGEKVPENDAMLVGIGENAGVVDVGQGYAVTFKVESHNHPSYIEPYQGAATGVGGIVRDILAMGARPIAVVDPLRFGAADHPDTRRVLPGIVAGIGGYGNCLGLPNIGGEVVFDACYQGNPLVNAGCIGVMKHEDIHLAQASGPGNKVILYGARTGGDGIGGVSVLASETFDDTKPTKRPAVQVGDPFQEKLLIECTLEIFKEKLVAGIQDLGGAGLSCATSELASAGSGGMRVELDTVPLRDSSLSPEEILMSESQERMCAIVEPQHVDRFMEICEKWDVIATVIGEVTEGSQLEIFWHGEQIVDVPPRSVAHEGPTYHRPFARPSWQDALQADDAGKLARPANGAELREQVLKLVGSPNQASKSWITDQYDRFVQGNTVLAMPEDAGMVRIDEKSNLGVAMATDGNGRYAKLDPYTGAQLALAESYRNVAASGAKPLAISDCLNFGSPEDPDVMWQFAEATRGLADGCLELGTPVTGGNVSLYNQTGETAIHPTPVVAVLGVIDDVTRRTPVAFAEEGQLLYLLGDTREEFGGSAWSEVVHQHLGGMPPKVDLGREKLLGEILISASRDGMIDAAHDLSDGGLIQAVTESCLRGGKGARLVVPDGLDAFTFLFSESAGRAVVSIPRSEELRFNDMCGARGLPVVRIGVVDGEEIEIQGEFSIPLSELRTAHEGTLTGLFA from the coding sequence ATGAGCCTGGACACGGTCAAGCACGCGGCCGAAACCCCGGACGCCGGACAGCCCTGGAAGGAGCTCGGCCTCAAGGAGGACGAGTACGCCCGGATCCGCGAGATCCTGGGCCGCCGTCCCACCGGCGCCGAGCTCGCCATGTACTCCGTGATGTGGTCCGAGCACTGCTCGTACAAGAGCAGCAAGGTCCACCTCAAGCAGTTCGGCGAGAAGGTCCCCGAGAACGACGCCATGCTCGTCGGCATCGGCGAGAACGCCGGTGTGGTCGACGTCGGCCAGGGTTACGCGGTCACCTTCAAGGTCGAGTCGCACAACCACCCCTCGTACATCGAGCCCTACCAGGGCGCGGCCACCGGTGTCGGCGGCATCGTCCGCGACATCCTCGCCATGGGTGCCCGTCCGATCGCGGTCGTCGACCCGCTGCGCTTCGGCGCTGCCGACCACCCCGACACCCGCCGGGTGCTGCCCGGCATCGTCGCGGGCATCGGCGGCTACGGAAACTGTCTCGGCCTGCCGAACATCGGCGGCGAGGTCGTCTTCGACGCCTGCTACCAGGGCAACCCGCTCGTCAACGCCGGCTGCATCGGCGTGATGAAGCACGAGGACATCCACCTCGCCCAGGCCTCCGGCCCCGGCAACAAGGTGATCCTCTACGGCGCCCGCACCGGCGGCGACGGCATCGGCGGCGTCTCCGTGCTGGCCTCGGAGACCTTCGACGACACCAAGCCCACCAAGCGCCCCGCCGTCCAGGTCGGCGACCCGTTCCAGGAGAAGCTCCTCATCGAGTGCACCCTGGAGATCTTCAAGGAGAAGCTCGTCGCGGGCATCCAGGACCTCGGCGGCGCCGGGCTCTCCTGTGCCACGAGCGAGCTGGCCTCCGCGGGCTCCGGCGGTATGCGCGTCGAGCTGGACACCGTGCCGCTGCGCGACTCCTCCCTCTCGCCCGAGGAAATCCTCATGAGCGAGTCGCAGGAGCGCATGTGCGCGATCGTCGAGCCGCAGCACGTGGACCGCTTCATGGAGATCTGCGAGAAGTGGGACGTCATCGCCACCGTCATCGGTGAGGTGACCGAGGGCTCGCAGCTGGAGATCTTCTGGCACGGCGAGCAGATCGTGGACGTGCCGCCGCGGTCCGTGGCCCACGAGGGCCCGACCTACCACCGGCCGTTCGCCCGCCCCTCCTGGCAGGACGCTCTGCAGGCCGACGACGCCGGCAAGCTGGCCCGTCCGGCGAACGGCGCGGAGCTGCGCGAGCAGGTCCTCAAGCTGGTCGGCTCCCCGAACCAGGCCTCCAAGTCCTGGATCACCGACCAGTACGACCGCTTCGTGCAGGGCAACACCGTCCTGGCGATGCCGGAGGACGCCGGCATGGTCCGGATCGACGAGAAGTCGAATCTGGGCGTGGCCATGGCGACCGACGGCAACGGCCGTTACGCGAAGCTCGACCCGTACACGGGCGCGCAGCTCGCGCTGGCCGAGTCCTACCGCAACGTCGCGGCGTCCGGCGCCAAGCCGCTCGCCATCTCCGACTGCCTGAACTTCGGTTCGCCCGAGGACCCGGACGTCATGTGGCAGTTCGCCGAGGCCACCCGTGGCCTGGCGGACGGCTGCCTGGAGCTGGGCACCCCGGTCACCGGTGGCAACGTCTCGCTCTACAACCAGACCGGTGAGACGGCGATCCACCCGACGCCGGTCGTGGCCGTGCTCGGCGTGATCGACGACGTCACCCGGCGCACGCCGGTCGCCTTCGCCGAAGAGGGCCAGCTGCTCTACCTCCTGGGCGACACCCGCGAGGAGTTCGGCGGCTCGGCCTGGTCCGAGGTCGTCCACCAGCACCTCGGCGGCATGCCGCCGAAGGTCGACCTGGGCCGCGAGAAGCTGCTCGGCGAGATCCTGATCTCGGCCTCCCGCGACGGCATGATCGACGCGGCGCACGACCTCTCCGACGGCGGTCTGATCCAGGCGGTCACCGAGTCCTGCCTGCGTGGCGGGAAGGGTGCCCGGCTGGTCGTCCCGGACGGTCTGGACGCGTTCACCTTCCTGTTCTCGGAGTCGGCCGGCCGCGCGGTCGTCTCGATCCCGCGCAGCGAGGAGCTCCGCTTCAACGACATGTGCGGGGCGCGGGGACTGCCCGTCGTCCGGATCGGTGTCGTGGACGGCGAGGAGATCGAGATCCAGGGCGAGTTCAGCATCCCGCTGAGCGAGCTGCGCACCGCGCACGAGGGGACCCTGACGGGTCTGTTCGCCTAG
- a CDS encoding helix-turn-helix domain-containing protein, with amino-acid sequence MELEERVAELERRLAVLESAAGGGKPELGVGDFWALDGLKEQLGQVGEAAADGGVLFTGAVKLPAGERYEWQYGALTVGLLGSTDEDRPDWAEAAEPLAALGHPVRLRLLREILGGRRTAAELAELDDTGTTGQIYHHLRLLTGAGWLHTTGRGRYEVPGARVVPLLVVLTAARP; translated from the coding sequence ATGGAGCTCGAGGAGCGCGTCGCCGAACTGGAGCGCCGCCTCGCGGTGCTGGAGTCGGCCGCCGGGGGCGGAAAGCCGGAGCTGGGCGTCGGGGACTTCTGGGCGCTGGACGGGCTGAAGGAACAGCTCGGCCAGGTCGGGGAAGCGGCGGCCGACGGCGGGGTGCTGTTCACGGGCGCGGTGAAACTGCCGGCCGGCGAGCGGTACGAGTGGCAGTACGGCGCGCTCACCGTGGGGCTCCTGGGGAGCACGGACGAGGACCGTCCCGACTGGGCGGAAGCCGCCGAACCCCTGGCGGCGCTGGGCCATCCGGTCCGGTTGCGGCTGCTCCGCGAGATCCTCGGCGGCCGCCGGACGGCCGCCGAACTGGCCGAGCTCGACGACACGGGCACGACCGGCCAGATCTACCACCATCTGCGCCTGCTGACCGGCGCGGGCTGGCTGCACACGACGGGCCGCGGGCGCTACGAGGTGCCCGGCGCCCGGGTGGTGCCGCTGCTGGTGGTGCTCACGGCCGCCCGGCCGTGA
- a CDS encoding M23 family metallopeptidase, translated as MSARKAAMVTYRCCWLLFVALVLVGLFAERLVPFWLTFVPAAAAILIGLLLGRRSVEDLAKDRPAVEVGPPVTGRWVAVNSPADKVPSHGTHGYGQTYAIDIVAEPEEGGRPPFRWLWPVARPNRDFPAFDAPLVAVADGTVVRASDGQRDHRSRNSGPALAYLMLLEASVRDMSGAHRIVGNHVVLDLGDGTYAAYAHVRKGSLQVEAGDTVREGQVLARCGNSGNSTEPHVHFQLMDHPDLDVARGIPFTWRGVGVPAGGEAFTAEGAVSTG; from the coding sequence ATGTCCGCACGCAAGGCCGCGATGGTCACGTACCGCTGCTGCTGGCTCCTGTTCGTCGCGCTGGTGCTGGTCGGCCTCTTCGCCGAGCGGCTGGTCCCCTTCTGGCTGACCTTCGTGCCCGCGGCGGCCGCGATCCTCATCGGGCTCCTGCTGGGCCGCCGCAGTGTCGAGGACCTGGCGAAGGACCGGCCGGCCGTCGAGGTGGGGCCGCCGGTGACCGGGCGCTGGGTCGCGGTCAACAGCCCGGCCGACAAGGTCCCCAGCCACGGCACCCACGGCTACGGGCAGACGTACGCGATCGACATCGTCGCCGAACCCGAGGAGGGCGGCCGGCCCCCCTTCCGGTGGCTGTGGCCGGTCGCCCGGCCCAACCGCGACTTCCCGGCCTTCGACGCCCCGCTCGTCGCGGTGGCCGACGGCACCGTCGTGCGCGCGAGCGACGGCCAGCGGGACCACCGCAGCCGCAACTCCGGCCCGGCCCTGGCGTATCTGATGCTGCTGGAGGCCTCCGTACGTGACATGAGCGGCGCCCACAGGATCGTCGGCAACCACGTCGTGCTCGACCTGGGCGACGGGACGTACGCCGCGTACGCCCACGTCAGGAAGGGTTCCCTCCAGGTCGAGGCGGGGGACACCGTCCGGGAGGGGCAGGTGCTCGCCCGCTGCGGGAACTCCGGCAACTCGACCGAGCCGCATGTGCACTTCCAGCTGATGGACCACCCGGATCTCGATGTGGCGCGGGGGATCCCCTTCACCTGGCGGGGCGTCGGCGTCCCGGCCGGCGGCGAGGCGTTCACTGCCGAGGGGGCTGTCAGTACCGGCTGA
- a CDS encoding maleylpyruvate isomerase family mycothiol-dependent enzyme gives MPPAKKRPRAYDMSRTRTAVLAQFAHVQDAVRTLTPEQLALPGLGEWTVRELVAHMTMALERVSRSVELPEPAGGPRPEIALLEWPFSTAGNAAGITDHTRDLAEAHPDLGALYEETAARFAELVPADAGDRLVTTRAGTMRLGDFLVTRTVELVVHTDDLHRATGLDVPYDRQALAACTRLLADALADKAPGGSVEVRVPPFAVVQCIGGPKHTRGTPPNVVETDPLTWIRLATGRTQWADALEAARVSASGERADLAPLLPLMG, from the coding sequence ATGCCACCGGCCAAGAAGCGCCCCCGCGCCTACGACATGTCCCGGACCAGGACCGCGGTCCTGGCCCAGTTCGCCCACGTACAGGACGCCGTCCGCACGCTGACGCCCGAGCAGTTGGCCCTGCCCGGGCTGGGGGAGTGGACCGTGCGTGAGCTCGTGGCACACATGACGATGGCGCTGGAGCGGGTCAGCCGGTCCGTGGAACTTCCGGAGCCGGCCGGTGGTCCCAGGCCGGAGATCGCCCTGCTGGAGTGGCCCTTCTCCACCGCCGGGAACGCCGCGGGAATCACCGACCACACCCGGGACCTCGCCGAGGCCCACCCCGACCTCGGCGCGCTGTACGAGGAGACGGCCGCCCGGTTCGCCGAGCTGGTGCCCGCCGACGCCGGCGACCGGCTGGTGACGACCCGGGCGGGCACGATGCGGCTGGGCGACTTCCTGGTGACCCGCACCGTCGAACTCGTCGTCCACACCGACGATCTGCACCGGGCGACCGGCCTCGACGTTCCGTACGACCGGCAGGCGCTCGCCGCCTGCACCCGGCTCCTCGCCGACGCGCTCGCGGACAAGGCGCCCGGCGGTTCCGTCGAGGTGCGCGTCCCGCCCTTCGCCGTCGTCCAGTGCATCGGAGGCCCCAAGCACACCCGGGGCACGCCGCCCAACGTCGTGGAGACGGACCCGCTCACCTGGATCCGGCTGGCCACCGGACGCACGCAGTGGGCGGACGCACTCGAAGCGGCGCGGGTCAGCGCCAGTGGCGAGCGGGCCGATCTCGCCCCGCTGCTTCCGCTGATGGGCTGA